The genomic window ATGGATGCACGTCTATAGTTGAAGCTGGTTGGTGGAACACCTATTCCGATGGTCCAGAAGCTGCAACCCAGGTTTTCGGGGAGAAAGGATATGCTCGAATATATCCGGTTGAGGTTCGTATAAGGCTTGGAGGCAAATGGGGTGTGTATAAGCCTTCGCTTCCAGACTCGGATCCGTATGAAAGGGAGATTAAACACTTCATAGAGTGTATAATACTCAATAAACCTACAGAGGTTCCAGGTGAGGCTGGTTTAGAAGCGCAGAGGATAATAGATGCAGCTTATAAGTCTTCTAAACTTGGTGTAGCTGTGAAAGTTTAATAAGAGATACCTATGCTACACACCCTCCACTTTACAGGCCTACCGAAAAATAAGTATATAGCGTTTCTAAACCAAAAGCCGCTTCACTAACTCCATATCAACTCTACGGTTTCCCCGTCTCATGGCTTTACCTGTTAAATATAGATTCTCGAATATTCTTCTAGTTGTCTGAGAATTTCAATTTTCCCTAACTTCAAGTATGACAGAACCTGCTTTTTCAAAGCTGCCCCAATTAAAAAAATGATTCATAAGTTCTAAGTAGCGCCTGAATTGTCATGCAAGGTCCTTTTGCCGAGTCTTTTCAGAACCTCGATGAACTCCTCGATTTTCTTGAGGTATTCACCTGATCCGATTTCACCTTCTCTGATGCTAATCTCGGCTATGGGCTTCTTGGGAAGCAGCTCCTCCATCTGCCTGAATATCCTTCCCTCGCTTATACCGTAGGTGGTGAAGAGCGCTGCCTCCTTTATCTTGTGACCATGCATCGTCAAGTATGCTCTTACTGGTGAGGAGAGGCTTCCCGCCCAGACCGGGGAACCTATCACCACTACATCGTATTCCTCTGGATTCTTTTTGACGGGCTGGATGGCAGCAGGTCTCCTACGCAAGGCCTCATATCCGGATCTAAGAAAGCCGATTACCCCCAGCCTATTCTCATAATCTCTTATATCCTCGACTTCAGCTTCTAGGCTCTTGGCTATTGCCTCGGCCACCCGCCTCGTATTCCCCGTCCTGGAATAATAGGCAACCAGCACTTTCATAGGATTGCTCTAAGGAGCACTAGCTTCCGAAAGTGTTTAAGTCTTTCGAGCGCGCCTCGGAGGATATGCCAAATAGAAATCGCTCCCATTATACATACTCTTGGGAATAACACCTATTGGATTCGGTCTGTGGATATTTCTTGCCGTAAGCGGAATCGGTCGCTGGCTGACCGATAATTTGGGAGTCTGACAATCCCTCATCATAGGTTTTACCGTACCCTACATCATAGGAGCTTTCGTAGGCGACTGGATAGGCGAACGGAGAAACCATCGCCTGCTGTTAAGCCCTTGAAAATCCTTGACTACATTAGAGGCTCTTAAAGCATCACAAACCGATATTATAAACGTATCTTATGCAAATTCAGTGCGGGGGGTGGGATTCGAACCCACGAAGGCCTACGCCACAGGATTTCCAATCCGGCCCTTGTTTTCTACGGATCTTAAGTCCTGCGCCTTTGTCCTGACTCGGCCACCCCCGCCTGGTTTATTCTTTCGAGCTACTGGGGTTTAAATTTTACCGCTTTTTAAACCACATGAAATAGAAACATTTATATATAACCTTAAGGAAGGGTGATATGCCCAAGTTCCAGGCGCTCTACTTCTCCTCAGGTAGTTTAGAGGAGGAGGGTGCCTGGTTTATATGGGAGGTGGCTTAATGGGTGTGGTAAACGTTAAGAGGGGGGAGCTAGAAGAGCTAGCTGCCGGTAAGTCTAGTAAGTCTTCCCCCAAGACTTTGGACGCTTGCCCTGAGTGTGGTAGCTCGAATATAATTATGGATTATAGTAAGGGTGAGATTATCTGTGGCGATTGTGGCCTTGTTATAAGTAGCCACGTTATGGATAGGGGGCCTGAGTGGAGGGCCTTCACCCAGGAGGAGAGGGAGGAGAGAACTAGGGTTGGTATCCCCATATCCTACTCGGTTCACGATAAGGGCTTATCGACCGTCATAACCCGGGTAAACAGAGACGCGTTTGGACGCGAGCTTCCTCTTGACACCAGGCTTAGAATGCTAAGGCTAAGAAAGTGGCAGATAAGAAGCAGGGTCCACTCCTCGATAGAGAGAAACCTGAGCCAGGCTATGGCCGAGCTCGATAGGCTGTCCGATAAGCTTAACATTCCTCCGCCTGTTAAGGAGAGAGCAGCCCTCATATACCGGAAGGCCCTCGACAAGGGTTTAGTCAGAGGACGTAGTATAGCGGCGATAGCGGCGGCGTCTCTCTACGCTGCATGCCGTCAAACAGAGACGCCTAGAACCCTAAAAGAGGTCGCCGAGGTGAGTATAATCTCTAAGAAGGATATAGCCCGTTGCTACAGGCTCCTGCTTAAGGAGTTAGACCTCAGGATGCCCATAGCCGACCCTGTTAAATGCGTCTCGAAGATCGCGTCTAAAGTCGGCATTGGTGAGAAATGCCAGCAGATTGCGATAGAGATACTCAGAAGGGCTCAGGAGGTTAAGGCGGCTTCCGGTAAAGACCCTATGGGTCTAGCTGCAGCCGCGCTATACATCGCCTGTACGATGGAGAAAGAGAGGAAGACCCAGAAGGAAATAGCCGAAGCTGCTAACGTGACAGAGGTCACGATAAGAAATAGATACAATGGCTTGAAGAAAGCATTAGGACTAAACTTTTAGCTCTTCTTGCTCCCTCTGACCCTATATTTTCTTTCGAGACTTTAGCTGTCACTCTATCTCTACGTTAGCCTCTGGGAACCCCATCTTCACAAGATATTCTTTGACCTTCTCCCTATGGTCTCCTTGGAGAATGATCTTATTGTTCTTAGCAGTTCCACCGCATGCACATACGGTTTTAAGGTCCTGAGCGATTTTCCGTAGGTCTATGTTCTTATCGTTTATCCCCTCGATTATAGTCGCAGGTTTACCGTATCTCCTCCGTTCGAGTTTAACGACGATCCTCTGTTGCTCCTTACTTATCTCACCGCAGATGCACAGGTCCTTCGGTAAACCACAGACTTTACAGATCTCCCGCATTCCCGTCCTCCTGAATCTTGAAAATAGGTAGAATCCAACTAAGATATAAAACTTTTCTCGCTATGGAAAAACCATAAAAATTTGGTTGGTTGGGAGTCTAAAGCCTACCTAGTAGGACTTCGACTCCAGGTAGTTTGGCGCCTGTGATGTACTCTATGAACGCGCCGCCTGCTAGGCTTACGTAGCTAAACCTGTCGTATAGCCCCAGTCTTCTCAAAACCGCCGCAGTATCTCCTCCACCTGCTACCGTATACGCTCCACTTGCAGCGACGGCTTCGAAGACCTTTCTAGTACCTTCTATGAAAGCCGTCTTCTCGTAGACCCCTAGTGGTCCGCTCACGAGTATCGAATTGGCTCCGGATAAAGCGTTCGCGTAGAGACTAGCGGTTTCGCTGCCTATGTCAGATACCGGTTTCTCTGACGGTAGTTCTGAGACCTTGATCTCCACCCTCTTACCGTCGACGTCTAAGGCAACGTCTACAGGAGTTTCGATCATCTCACCGTACTCGCTGAGAAGCCTCTTAGCCTCAGGGGCCATATCGTAGAGTCTCCTCCTCTTCAGAAGCTCCACGTTCACATCGCCTAGTTCTATACCCTTAGCCATGAGGAACAGCTGTCCTACCAATCCGCCTGTAAGGATTTTATCGGCTACGCCTTTACTGAGCATATAGCCTATTATCCCCACAGCCTTCTCGGCCTTAGCTCCTCCGAGAATGCATACCATGGGCTTCTCCGGGTTCTCGAGGACCTTGGAGAGCGCCCTGAGCTCTCTCTCCATAACTCTTCCCGCGCAGACCGGTTTAAGAGGAGCGAACCCTACTATCGACGCGTGGCTTCTATGAGCTACTGAGAAAGCGTCTAAGACGAATACATCTATGAACGGCGCAAGCTCCCTGACAAACTCGGACTTAGCATGCTCCTGAGGGCTTCTACGTTTAGTCTCCTCTGGAAAACTCCGCACGTTTTTAAGTACCAAAACCTCCCCTGGTTTAAGCTCGCGTATGGCTTTCTTAGCCTCTTCACCGAACAGGTCATCCACATACTTAACGGCTTTACCGAGGGCCTCCCCAAGCTTCTCAGCATGCTTCCTTAGAGACTCGACGTAATCAGGCTCACCGGGCCGACCCTGGTGAGCGATCACAACCACCTTGGCTCCTTTCTCACAAAGCTCCCTTATCGTCTCCGCATGAGCCCTGATCCTAGTATCGTCGACTATCTCCTTAGTAGCAGGATCTATTGGTACGTTGAAGTCCGGCCTCACTAGAACAGTCTTACCTTTAAAATTAAAATCATCTAAGGTCGGGATCTTAGACATAGCTCTACCTCCGCTAATGGATAGATCGTGATTTTCAAAAGAAAAGTGAGAAAACTAGTTGTTAAGACTTTCTAATAGAGAACCTTGGGAATCTTAAGAGTCTTGTCTGTCTTCTCTAGACTTCTCTTCCAGTCCTTCTCTATCAGTGTTAAAGCCCTTATAGCATCTACGTTCTCAGGTATCACATCGTTCTCGTTGGGGCATGCTGCTGCTAGGAGCACCTCCTTTCCTTCTATCACGGTCACTAAGTCTTCCCAGACCGGTATCGTATATATGTCTCCTCTCGGAAGACCTACGTCACGGCTTATCTCGATGACTGCCCCTAGACCGATAACCCCGTCGCTCATTCTCACAAGGCTGAGCCTAGGCTCCTTATTCAAAGCTTCGATGATATCTTCACGTGTGACCGCTTGCTCCAGATATATGTCGTATAGGTGGAAGTGATACATGGTATGAGCTGCTTTAACTGCTACACTGTATAGGTCTGGTATGGTGTCATGAATCACTGTTTTCACATCGGGAGCATGGTGGCTCGGGAATGTCGAAGGTACAACCGTGTTCATTATACCCCGTGTATCGGTCTTGACAGGATCCGTAGCCCTACGGACTAGAAACATCCTTGCCTTTGAGACCTTGAAGTTTGTGTATAACGCGTGGAATATCCTACAGGCCGCGGTGGTGTTGCAGGAAACGACTCTAGCGTATCTATGCCCAGCCTCGGCTTTTTCAAGGGCTTCATCATAGTTGCATTGACATACAAAGCTTAAGCCTGCGACTTCATGCTTTTCTCCACCTTCAAATATCGCTTTAACACCATACTTATCGTATAGAGTCTCCTTATTCTTAGCTCCGAATCCGCCGGGTGCACAGTCCACCACGACGTCTAAGGCGCCGTTTTTGAGGAGGTCCTCGAGTGTTCCACGGACATCTATTCCAGCTTTCTTCATATCCTCGACTCTCTTAGGGTCTGAGACGCTGCAGTATATGGTATAGCCTTTTCTCTGAGCCATCTTTACACGCCAGTCGCCGACGACATCCGCGATCCCGACAAGCTCCATATCGTCTTGAAGAGCCACGGCATCTGCTACTCTCTTACCGATTACTCCATACCCGTTTACGAGTACTTTAACCTTACCCATAACGACCCCCAATGTTTTAATGAATTTATACTATTAAGGTTTTAGTAGAGTTCAACCGTCTCAACCGTCATGGTCTCTGTGTCTAATATTGCCACCGTAGACCTACCTGTTAAATACCCACAGGCTTCTCCGGGGTTGATAATCAGGCATTCTCCGACGGTCTTAACCTCTGGCTTATGCGTATGACCTCTGACTACGACTCTGTATAGGCCGCTTAGAGCCAGCGCTTTGACTATTCTCTCATCTACACCATGTAGCACAGCTCCCTTCAGACCATCGACCTCGAACTCCTCAAACCAGTTTAACCTAAACCCGAGCTTTTCACCCCTCTCTCTAAGCTTCTCCTTCTCCCCGTCTATGTTCCCAAAAGCTCCCACCAAGCCACAGTTGAGGCTTTGAAACATCATCAGAGCAAACGGGGCGCACCAGTCTCCGGCGTGGACGACTAGTTTAACACCTCTATCGTTGAACAGCTTCACAGCCCTGTCGATCGCCAGTATATTGTCATGCGTGTCGGAGATCAAACCGATAAGCACCATGTATCATCACCTCTAGAATAAACATCTTCTCAGACGTTTAAATGCTTAAGGTAAAACGTCATTATTTCCAAAAACCGGCAGAGTTTTCTAGAAACCTTCGCTATCTCATCTGTCTTATAACGTCCTCCGGTATCGGATTTTCGACCACTAAACCATATTTCTCTGCGAGTTTTTTCACATGCTTATCGTTAGACGACACTATTGGGATCCTATTGTCTAATGCCGTCGCCACGAGAAGTGCGTCTCCTAAAGGCACGTTCTCTCGGACGGCTATGTGAAAACCACGGGTTGAAACCTGTACTAGGTTCAACCCCTCGGCTACGGCTAATATCTTCTTAGCTACAGCTACTCTCGGACGTACACGATAATGCCAATACAGTACATTATAAGTTTCAAGCAGTGTAACCGGGGTTACGTAAACCCTAATCTCCCCCTTCAAAGCTCGTTCTATAAGCGGCCTTGTATACGGGGTCGCTACGTGGTTCTCTAAAAGCGCGTAAGAGAGTATATCGGCATCTACGATCCTCATTCCTTCAAAGCCCCGTAGATGTGTTTAGCTTCACTAGCGTCTTTTAACGCTAGTTCCCTATCCTCTACACGAAGAACTACCTCGTGGAAAACTTTTAAAGGATCTATCGCTTTCCTGATCACGATCACATCACCATGCTCCTCGACTACCACTTCATCACCTGGTTTCAGATTTCCACGAGCCCCTGCTGGTAGAGTGATCCTCCATCGTCCATCTACTCGTGCTTTACCCACACCCATACCCACACCCACTAAGAACCTACGTATCATATAAAAATTACCGCCGCAGTCGTTTAATATATAGAATCGAGAGAGGGTCTTTTAAACAACCTTCCCTAGATTTATTTTATCGATGATGAGAGACATTCGGTCAGAGGCTTTAACGAGTAGAGAGATGTACGCTGAGGAGCTGAACGCGATGTATCTCGGGGTTTCGGAGCTTCAGTTGATGGAGAACGCCGGTGCCTCGGTGGCTAGAGAGGTCCTCTTAAGGTTTAGACGTGGCGATAAAGTCGTCATATACGCGGGCACCGGTGGAAACGGTGGAGACGGCTTTGTAGCGGCTAGGCACCTGGCATACCACGGGTTTAGGGTTAAAGTAGTTCTCATAGGTAAGGTTGAAGACGTTAAGCGGTCGTCTTCCAAGGTTAACCTAGAGGCTTTGTTGAATATGGGTGAATCGGTTGAGTTTGTCGAGGCCTACGATTCGTATATGCTAGAGGCCGAAGACGCCGACGTTCTTATAGATGCGATGCTCGGCTATGGCCTCAGGGGAAATTTAAGACAGCCGATACTACAGGCGGTCGAGGTTTTCAACCGGTCGAGCGGGTTTAAGATAGCGGTCGATGTCCCGACAGGGTTGAACGCAGATACCGGAGAAATCTTGGGTAAGGCGGTCAAGGCCGACCTAACCATAACATTTCATAAGCCTAAGAGAGGTATCTTAGCAAACCCCGAGATAGCCGGTGAGGTCAAAGTAGTCAATGTAGGCATACCCCCCGAAGCCTCGATGTATACCGGTCCTGGAGACGTTTTCCTCGTGGTTAAGCCTAGGCCTCCTAGGTCGCATAAGGGAGACTTCGGTAGACTTCTTGTCGTAGGTGGTAGCGAGACATACACGGGTGCACCTGCGTTAACAGCTATGGCAGCCCTTAAAACCGGCGTAGACCTAGTGTTCGTAGCCGCTCCTGAGAAAACCGCCTACACGATAGCGGGCTTCTCACCTGATATGATCGCGGTTAAGCTCGAAGGTAGTTACCTGACACCCGAGCACTTGGACACCCTAAGGAGGCTTATAGACAGGTCTACCGGGGTTGCCATAGGCCCAGGTTTAGGTGTTAGAGAGGAGACCTTCCAGGCGGTTAGGCTTGTGCTAGACTATGCGTGGCGTAGAGGGGTTCCCGTGGTCGTCGACGCCGACGGCTTGAAGGCGTACGCTGCCTATAAGGCGAAGGCGGGCTCTCCGACGGTCATAACCCCGCATATGGGAGAGTACAGGATGATATTCGGCTCCCCGCCTGAGGATCTTAGAGCACTTGCGTTACACGTCAAGAGACAGGCATCTGAGACTAATTTAACCATACTTCTGAAGGGAATGGTCGACGTGATAAGCGACGGCGTAAACGTGAAGCTGAACTTCACAGGCAACCCCGGTATGACGGTGGGCGGTACAGGAGACGTCTTGACCGGAATAGTTGCGGCTTTTCTCGCCCAGGAGGCTGAGTCTTTCAAAGCAGCCTCCGCAGCTGCTTTCATAAACGGTGCCGCCGGAGACTTGGTGGTCTCTAGGATCGGTTATCACATGACCGCTACAGACCTTCTAGACACAATCCCGGAGATAATCGAGATGTGTAGGCGGGGAGAGGTGGATAAGCTCAGACATATATCTCTAAAGCCTGGGAGACCGAGGGTTGTAGCTGGCTAAAGCAACCACATTAGAATGGTGCAGACTATGACGACCAGGATGCTCATCATCATCCCGGGTGTTAGCAACGTTTCGAGAACCCTATCAGCCAATTTCCTGAACCGCTCCTTATCGCGCATCGCATAGGTGTCTAAAAGCCATAAGGCTCTAGCGGTTTCACCCTTATAGAGGTCTATGAACCGCCTATAACGCTCGTCGACTTTAGAGCCGTCTGAAGTCGGTAGAAGCCCTTTCTTATGAAGCCTGATCCTGACGTTCTTAAGCATACGCTTATGCGACATAAAAACGAGTCCGAGTCTTTTGAAGAAGGGGATCCCGCCCACTACATCGGCTACAAGCTCCGAAAGCCTAACAGGCTTCCCGGCTTCAAGCCTTTCAAGAACCATATACTCGATGCTATCCTGCTCGAAGACCTGCTCTCCTATGGGTTTAATGTAGATATCCATCGTGTCAAACAGTCCAAATCTCTTAACCGGTTTAAACTCTATCACGATCAGCTTCATCGCCTCTAGTTCTATCAGCGTAGCCACAAGTATAGCGACTATCAGACTTGTACACGCAACCCTCAGCCCGCTGTAAGGTAGGGTGGTCTTAGCGGGGAACATCACGTAATGGAACAGGGTAGGGCTCACCCATCTGAATCTCGAGACGAAGTGTTCACCGAACAGATAGGCTAGGTCGCTTACATAGAGCACGGGCTTAGCCACGTAGGTCAAACCAGCTAATTCATCGCCGAGAAGCGACCGGTCTATCAGGATCGGATATCCGCAGTTTGGGCAGAAGAATGCACCCTCTTGGATAGGTCTGCCACAGTTTGGACAATACAAGATGAGCTCTACCATGAAAGGCGGGGAACGTGGATATTAAAGTTACTATCCGAACGTTTAATAGCGTCATCGCCTCTTTTTGATGCTGTTCATGTTCGAGTGGATCAGCTTCGTAGCCGCCCTAGCGGCTATACTGGTCTTCTCTAGAGTAAGCCTAGCTTTGGCCCTGTTTTCAGGAGGCTTTGTACTCGGCTTTCTGCTTCTACCCACTCCGTCGGTTTTCGAAAGCCTAATAGCCACTTTTTTAGACCCTTCGGTGTTTCTACTGGCTTTAGCCGTGGGAATCATACCTATGATCGGCGGCGTTATGGAAGAAACGGGCTTAGTCGATACGCTCGTAGCGAACCTACGTGTGAGTAGGAGATTTTTCCTAGGGGTTTCACCCGCTCTCGTAGGTATGCTTCCTATGCCTGGTGGGGCTTTGATGTCAGCTCCCTTGGTCGAAAAAGCTGGTAAGGACGTTTTAGGAAACGTGAAGTCCGCCATAAACGTGTGGTTTAGGCATATCCCTCAGCTTGCCTACCCCTTTGCGGCGAGCCTCATAGTCTCGGCTAAGATAGCGAATATAGGTCTCTACTCGGCTATACCCTTCATGGTTCCACCTATGCTTGTATGCTCAGCACTAGGTTACTGGCTCTTACTCAGAAAAGTCGAACGTGGAACGGCGTACGCTGAGAAAGCATCGTTCAAGAAAGCCGCTATCCCTCTCGCGGTCATACTCGCAGCTCCACTAGCAGACTTCACGATCCTTAAGGCTTTAAAGCCGGAGGTTAGAGAAGCTGCGACTCTAGCGGCCGCCCTTATAAGCCTCTCGCTCGCATTGGCGGTCGGTAGACCCGGTCTGAGAGACACTGGTATGGTTATTCTAAAGATGAGGCCTTGGAACTTCTCAGCCATAATATTCGGAATGTTCTTCTTCATAAGGGTCTTTCAGCTCTCTCCGATACCGGCTGTGATCACGTCCATAGAGGTGGACGCCTCCGTCCTCTGCCTTACTCTGGGATTCCTGCTAGGTTTCGCGACCGGTAGAATTCAAATACCGACCTCTATAGTCATCCCGGTTTTCCTAGCTAGATACGGTTTAGCCTCCATGCCTCCGCTCGTCTTCTCATCCATATACTTCTCATCGTATCTAGGCTACATAATATCCCCGGTCCACCCATGCGTAATGGTCTCCCTAGAATACTTCAAGTCAAGCCTCTCAGACTACATGAAAATTCTGATCCTTCCGACCGCCTTAAGCATGCTCGCGGCAGCGATACCGATGATCTGCTGGCTCATCTAAAACGAGTATACACGGCTCCAAAATATAGTTCAATTGGAAAAATCAATTAGAGAATATAAGTGGTAGCGGGGGGTCGATTTGACGACTTACCAAATATATTTAAGTGAAATTTGACAACCGATTGTTTTATATAGGTCTTTGAACATAACTTTTTGATGATGAAGGGTTTACTGTGAAACCTTACCGCTTCACTTTATCCCAGATTGAAGGTGATCCAACCGTTCAGAGAATGTTTTTGAGAAGAAGCCTGAGGGAGGAGACAAGAAGCAATTACGTTAAGGGAATCCGGTTCTTCTGCGAGTTCTTCGGAAAGCCTCCACGCCAGCTGATTGAGGAGTTAAGCGGGCTTTCCCAGGATGAATTGCTCGGCTGTTTTGAAGAGTTTTTTGCGTGGGCTAAGAACCGTGTTGCCTCAACCTCATGTTGGAAGTGGATGCCTGGGGTTCGTGCTTGGCTTGTTGAGAATGGGGTTCGCAATGTGGATCGGATCAGCAGGGAGATAAGCCGTGAATTCAAAAGAAAGTTTGGGGGAGTAAGGCCGCTTCTCAAGCGGGATGTTCTAAGCAAGGATGAGATCATTCGCCTGCTTAAGATTGCTCCCTTAAGGGAGAAAGCGATTATAAGTGCTATGGCAAGCGGGGGCTTCAGGCTGAGGGCCTGCTTGAATCTTCAAATGAAGCACTTTAAAGATAAGATTTGGGATCCAACTCTACCATGCTATGCCGTTGAAATCCCTGAAACCCTGAGCAAGGAGGGGGAGCCGTATATAACCTTCATCAGTAATGAGGCGGGCGAATACATACGTAAACTCTTAACTGAAAGATTGAAGAACAAAGAGAAAATAGGTCCTGAATCCTATGTTTTTGTTACGGCAAGAGGCGATAAACCGTTAAGTAGCAGCCGCTTTGAAAATCTTTGGCGTGAACTATGTGATAAGGCAGGTTTAGATCTCAAGCCTGTCCCAATAAAAGGCTTGCATGTTGTTGGAGGAGGAAAAGAAGTTCGAAAAAACTCTTACCGCTACAACACGCGAATTCACGCGCTTAGAAAATTCTTTAAAACAGCATGCTCAATTAGTGGGGTTGATAGGATGGCGAGCGAAACCTTCATGGGCCACAGCCTAACAAAGTTTGGGGTTGAAAGCCTCTACGACTTTTGCACTTCACATCTGGAATGGCTCCGAGATGAATACTTGAAGGTTCTACCGGCCGTAACCTTCCTTAAGATGCTCCCCGTTATTAGGGTTGTGAATCATGA from Candidatus Bathyarchaeota archaeon includes these protein-coding regions:
- a CDS encoding tyrosine-type recombinase/integrase, translating into MKPYRFTLSQIEGDPTVQRMFLRRSLREETRSNYVKGIRFFCEFFGKPPRQLIEELSGLSQDELLGCFEEFFAWAKNRVASTSCWKWMPGVRAWLVENGVRNVDRISREISREFKRKFGGVRPLLKRDVLSKDEIIRLLKIAPLREKAIISAMASGGFRLRACLNLQMKHFKDKIWDPTLPCYAVEIPETLSKEGEPYITFISNEAGEYIRKLLTERLKNKEKIGPESYVFVTARGDKPLSSSRFENLWRELCDKAGLDLKPVPIKGLHVVGGGKEVRKNSYRYNTRIHALRKFFKTACSISGVDRMASETFMGHSLTKFGVESLYDFCTSHLEWLRDEYLKVLPAVTFLKMLPVIRVVNHEARERIERLEEENRMLREKIERIERILEEFKKHL